A region from the Citrobacter koseri ATCC BAA-895 genome encodes:
- the yeiP gene encoding elongation factor P-like protein YeiP translates to MPRANEIKKGMVLNYNGKLLIVKDIDIQSPTARGAATLYKMRFSDVRTGLKVEERFKGDDIVDTVTLSRRGVDFSYIDGNEYVFMDKEDYTPYTFTKDQIEEELLFIPEGGMPDMQVLTWDGQLLALELPQTVDLEIVETAPGIKGASASARNKPATLSTGLVIQVPEYLSAGEKIRIHIEERRYMGRAD, encoded by the coding sequence ATGCCAAGAGCGAACGAAATTAAAAAAGGTATGGTACTGAACTACAACGGCAAACTGCTGATTGTAAAAGATATTGATATTCAGTCACCGACCGCCCGCGGTGCCGCGACGCTGTACAAAATGCGTTTTTCCGACGTCCGTACGGGTCTGAAAGTCGAAGAGCGTTTCAAAGGCGACGACATCGTTGATACCGTCACCCTGAGCCGCCGTGGCGTCGATTTCTCTTATATCGACGGCAACGAATATGTGTTCATGGATAAAGAAGACTATACCCCGTATACCTTCACCAAAGATCAGATTGAAGAAGAGCTGCTGTTTATTCCTGAAGGCGGAATGCCGGATATGCAGGTGCTGACCTGGGACGGTCAGTTGCTGGCGCTCGAACTGCCGCAGACGGTTGATCTGGAAATCGTGGAAACCGCACCGGGCATTAAAGGCGCGTCAGCCAGCGCCCGCAACAAACCCGCAACGCTGAGCACCGGTCTGGTGATTCAGGTGCCGGAATACCTGAGCGCCGGTGAAAAAATCCGTATTCACATTGAAGAACGCCGCTACATGGGCCGCGCGGACTAA
- a CDS encoding YkgJ family cysteine cluster protein: protein MECRPDCGACCTAPSISSPIPGMPDGKPANTPCVQLDEHQRCKIFGSPLRPKVCAGLQPSADMCGQTRAQAMIYLIELETLTAP from the coding sequence ATGGAATGCCGCCCGGATTGCGGAGCATGTTGCACCGCGCCTTCAATCTCCAGTCCCATTCCGGGTATGCCTGACGGTAAACCCGCAAACACGCCGTGCGTCCAGCTTGATGAACATCAACGCTGTAAGATCTTCGGTTCGCCGCTGCGTCCAAAGGTCTGCGCAGGCCTGCAACCCAGCGCCGATATGTGCGGTCAGACAAGGGCGCAGGCAATGATCTACCTCATTGAACTGGAAACGCTCACAGCGCCTTAA
- the setB gene encoding sugar efflux transporter SetB, giving the protein MHNTPVAATPKTFDLTSSAFLFVAFLTGIAGALQTPTLSLFLTDEVHARPGMVGFFFTGSAVIGILVSQFLAGRSDKKGDRKSLIVFCCVLGMLACVLFAWNRNYFILLFVGVFLSSFGSTANPQMFALAREHADRTGREAVMFSSILRAQVSLAWVIGPPLAYALAMGFSFTVMYLSAAAAFVVCGVMVWLFLPSMRKDAPLAAGTLEAPRRNRRDTLLLFVICTLMWGTNSLYIINMPLFIINELHLPEKLAGVMMGTAAGLEIPTMLIAGYFAKRLGKRLLMRIAIVAGFCFYAGMLLAHSPVVLLGLQLLNAIYIGILGGIGMLYFQDLMPGQAGSATTLYTNTIRVGWIIAGSLAGIAAEIWNYHAVFWFALVMALATMVCLARIKDV; this is encoded by the coding sequence ATGCATAACACCCCCGTTGCCGCCACACCAAAAACGTTTGATTTGACGTCTTCGGCATTCCTGTTCGTCGCGTTTCTGACGGGTATCGCCGGTGCGTTACAGACGCCGACGCTCAGTCTTTTTCTGACGGATGAGGTACACGCTCGTCCGGGCATGGTTGGCTTCTTTTTTACTGGCAGCGCCGTTATCGGCATTCTGGTGAGCCAGTTTCTGGCCGGGCGCTCCGACAAAAAAGGCGATCGCAAAAGCCTGATCGTTTTTTGCTGTGTGCTGGGCATGTTGGCCTGCGTGCTGTTTGCCTGGAACCGCAACTATTTTATTTTGCTGTTCGTCGGCGTTTTCCTGAGTAGTTTTGGTTCGACCGCGAACCCGCAAATGTTCGCCCTTGCCCGCGAACATGCCGATCGCACCGGTCGCGAAGCCGTGATGTTCAGCTCGATATTGCGCGCCCAGGTTTCGCTGGCGTGGGTGATCGGGCCGCCGCTGGCCTATGCGCTGGCGATGGGGTTCAGCTTTACCGTGATGTACCTGAGCGCGGCGGCGGCGTTTGTCGTCTGTGGCGTAATGGTCTGGTTGTTTTTACCGTCAATGCGTAAAGATGCGCCGCTTGCTGCCGGAACCCTTGAAGCGCCGCGCCGTAATCGCCGCGATACGCTGCTGCTTTTTGTTATCTGCACATTAATGTGGGGAACCAACAGCCTCTATATCATTAATATGCCGCTGTTTATCATTAACGAACTGCATCTGCCGGAAAAACTTGCCGGCGTCATGATGGGGACTGCCGCCGGGCTGGAAATTCCCACCATGTTGATTGCAGGTTATTTTGCTAAACGGCTGGGAAAACGCCTGCTGATGCGGATCGCCATCGTGGCGGGGTTTTGTTTTTACGCGGGTATGCTGCTGGCGCACTCGCCTGTCGTTCTGCTCGGCTTGCAGTTGCTGAACGCAATTTACATCGGCATTCTCGGCGGCATCGGGATGCTCTATTTTCAGGATCTGATGCCCGGCCAGGCGGGTTCAGCAACCACGCTGTATACCAATACCATCCGCGTAGGCTGGATTATCGCCGGATCGCTGGCGGGGATTGCGGCGGAAATCTGGAATTACCACGCCGTATTCTGGTTTGCGCTGGTGATGGCTCTCGCGACGATGGTTTGTCTGGCACGCATTAAAGACGTTTAA
- the fruB gene encoding fused PTS fructose transporter subunit IIA/HPr protein — protein MFQLSVQDIHPGEQAGNKEEAIRQVAAALVQAGNVADGYVDGMLAREQQTSTFLGNGIAIPHGTTDTRDQVLKTGVQVFQFPQGVTWGEGQVAYVAIGIAASSDEHLGLLRQLTHVLSDDSVAEQLKSATTAEELRALLMGEKQSEQLKLDNDTLTLDVVASDLVTLQALNAARLKEAGAVDAAFVARTINEQPMNLGQGIWLNDSADGNLRSAIAVSRAATAFDVEGEAAALLVTVAMNDDQPVAVLKRLGDLLLNNKADRLLKADAATVLALLTSDEALTDDVLSAEFVVRNEHGLHARPGTMLVNTIKQFNSEITVANLDGTGKPANGRSLMKVVALGVKKGHRLRFTAQGEDAEQALKAIGDAIAAGLGEGA, from the coding sequence ATGTTCCAGTTATCGGTTCAGGACATTCATCCGGGCGAACAGGCCGGAAACAAAGAAGAGGCCATTCGTCAGGTTGCCGCTGCGTTAGTGCAGGCGGGCAACGTCGCAGACGGCTACGTCGACGGCATGCTGGCGCGTGAGCAACAGACATCCACTTTCCTTGGCAACGGTATCGCCATTCCGCACGGAACGACCGACACGCGCGATCAGGTGCTGAAAACTGGCGTGCAGGTGTTCCAGTTTCCGCAGGGCGTAACCTGGGGCGAAGGGCAAGTGGCCTATGTGGCGATTGGTATTGCCGCCAGCTCCGATGAGCATCTCGGGTTGCTGCGTCAGCTGACGCACGTATTAAGCGATGACTCTGTGGCTGAACAGCTGAAATCCGCCACGACGGCAGAAGAACTGCGCGCGTTGCTGATGGGTGAAAAGCAGAGCGAACAGTTGAAGCTGGATAACGACACCCTGACGCTGGATGTGGTGGCCAGCGATCTGGTGACGCTACAGGCGCTGAACGCCGCGCGCCTGAAAGAAGCAGGTGCTGTGGATGCCGCGTTTGTCGCCAGAACCATCAATGAACAGCCGATGAATCTCGGCCAGGGCATCTGGCTGAACGACAGCGCGGACGGCAACCTGCGCAGCGCTATCGCTGTGAGCCGTGCGGCTACGGCGTTTGACGTAGAGGGCGAAGCGGCTGCGCTGCTGGTGACTGTCGCGATGAATGACGATCAGCCCGTCGCCGTGCTGAAGCGCCTTGGCGATCTGCTGCTGAACAATAAAGCTGACCGTTTGCTGAAAGCGGATGCCGCCACCGTGCTGGCGCTGCTGACCAGTGATGAAGCATTGACTGACGACGTGCTGAGCGCCGAATTTGTCGTGCGCAATGAGCATGGCTTACACGCTCGTCCGGGCACCATGCTGGTGAATACCATTAAACAATTTAATAGCGAAATTACCGTGGCAAACCTTGATGGAACCGGAAAACCGGCAAATGGACGTAGTTTGATGAAAGTGGTGGCGTTGGGCGTGAAGAAAGGCCATCGCCTGCGCTTTACGGCGCAGGGCGAAGATGCTGAACAGGCGCTGAAAGCGATTGGCGACGCCATTGCCGCTGGTCTTGGGGAGGGCGCGTAA
- the fruK gene encoding 1-phosphofructokinase codes for MSRRVATITLNPAYDLVGFCPEIERGEVNLVKTTGLHAAGKGINVARVLKDLGIDVTVGGFLGKDNQDGFQQLFSELGIANRFQVVQGRTRINVKLTEKDGEVTDFNFSGFDVTPADWERFVNDSLSWLGQFDMVCVSGSLPTGVSPEAFTDWMTRLRSQCPCIIFDSSREALVAGLKAAPWLVKPNRRELEIWAGRKLPEMKDVIDAAHALREQGIAHVVISLGAEGALWVNASGEWIAKPPSVDVVSTVGAGDSMVGGLIYGLLMRESSEHTLRLATAVAALAVSQSNVGITDRPQLAAMMARVDLKPFN; via the coding sequence ATGAGCAGACGTGTTGCTACTATCACCCTTAATCCGGCATACGACCTGGTCGGTTTCTGCCCGGAGATTGAACGCGGCGAAGTGAACCTGGTGAAAACCACGGGTCTGCATGCGGCGGGTAAAGGCATCAACGTTGCCAGGGTTCTGAAAGATTTAGGTATTGATGTCACGGTTGGCGGTTTCCTGGGTAAAGACAACCAGGACGGTTTCCAGCAGTTGTTCAGCGAGCTGGGCATTGCCAACCGTTTTCAGGTGGTGCAGGGGCGTACCCGCATCAACGTTAAGCTGACGGAAAAAGACGGTGAAGTGACCGACTTTAACTTCTCCGGTTTTGACGTGACTCCGGCTGACTGGGAACGTTTTGTGAACGATTCGCTGAGCTGGCTGGGTCAGTTCGATATGGTCTGCGTCAGCGGCAGCTTGCCGACAGGCGTCAGCCCGGAAGCGTTTACCGACTGGATGACGCGTCTGCGTAGCCAGTGCCCATGCATTATCTTTGATAGTAGTCGTGAAGCGTTGGTGGCGGGTCTGAAAGCGGCGCCGTGGCTGGTGAAACCGAACCGTCGTGAATTAGAAATCTGGGCAGGCCGTAAGCTGCCGGAAATGAAAGATGTGATCGACGCGGCGCACGCCCTGCGTGAGCAAGGTATTGCGCATGTGGTGATCTCTCTCGGTGCGGAAGGGGCGCTGTGGGTGAACGCATCCGGCGAATGGATCGCGAAGCCACCGTCCGTTGATGTGGTGAGTACCGTAGGTGCAGGGGATTCTATGGTTGGCGGTCTGATTTACGGCCTGCTGATGCGTGAATCCAGTGAACATACGTTGCGTCTGGCGACAGCCGTTGCCGCGCTTGCGGTAAGCCAGAGCAATGTGGGCATTACCGATCGTCCTCAGTTGGCCGCAATGATGGCGCGCGTCGACTTAAAACCGTTTAACTGA
- the fruA gene encoding PTS fructose transporter subunit IIBC produces MKTLLIIDANLGQARAYMAKTLLGAAAHKANLEIIDNPNDAELAIVLADAVPNDSALNGKKVWLGDIARAVAHPELFLNEAKGHATPYSAPTAVAAPAAASGPKRVVAVTACPTGVAHTFMAAEAIETEAKKRGWWVKVETRGSVGAGNAITPEEVAEADLVIVAADIEVDLAKFAGKPMYRTSTGLALKKTAQELDKAVAEATPYAPTGKAQAAATEGKKESAGAYRHLLTGVSYMLPMVVAGGLCIALSFAFGIEAFKEEGTLAAALMQIGGGSAFALMVPVLAGYIAFSIADRPGLTPGLIGGMLAVSTGSGFIGGIIAGFLAGYVAKLISTKLKLPQSMEALKPILIIPLISSLIVGLAMIYLIGKPVAGILEGLTHWLQTMGTANAVLLGAILGGMMCTDMGGPVNKAAYAFGVGLLSTQTYAPMAAIMAAGMVPPLALGLATLVARRKFDKAQQEGGKAALVLGLCFITEGAIPFAARDPMRVLPCCIVGGALTGAISMWVGAKLMAPHGGLFVLLIPGAITPVLGYLLAIVAGTLVAGLAYAFLKRPEAEVIAKAA; encoded by the coding sequence ATGAAAACGCTGCTGATTATTGACGCCAATCTCGGCCAGGCTCGCGCTTACATGGCGAAGACCCTGCTCGGCGCGGCGGCACATAAAGCAAATCTGGAAATTATCGACAATCCGAATGACGCAGAGTTGGCCATTGTGTTGGCTGACGCTGTGCCGAACGACAGCGCGCTGAACGGTAAAAAAGTCTGGCTGGGCGATATTGCCCGTGCCGTGGCGCACCCGGAACTGTTCCTCAATGAAGCGAAAGGACACGCGACGCCATACAGCGCGCCGACAGCGGTTGCCGCCCCGGCAGCGGCCAGCGGCCCGAAACGCGTCGTGGCGGTGACGGCGTGTCCGACAGGCGTCGCGCATACCTTTATGGCGGCTGAGGCGATTGAAACCGAAGCGAAAAAACGTGGCTGGTGGGTGAAGGTCGAAACCCGTGGCTCCGTGGGCGCAGGCAATGCCATCACGCCGGAAGAGGTTGCGGAAGCGGATTTGGTGATCGTGGCGGCTGACATCGAAGTGGATCTGGCGAAGTTTGCCGGAAAACCGATGTACCGTACATCAACCGGCCTGGCGCTGAAGAAAACCGCGCAGGAACTGGACAAAGCCGTAGCGGAAGCGACGCCGTATGCGCCTACGGGCAAAGCGCAGGCCGCCGCGACAGAAGGGAAAAAAGAGAGCGCTGGCGCATATCGCCATCTGCTGACGGGCGTTTCCTACATGCTGCCAATGGTGGTTGCGGGTGGGTTGTGTATCGCGCTCTCCTTTGCGTTTGGTATTGAGGCGTTTAAAGAAGAAGGTACGCTGGCTGCGGCACTGATGCAGATCGGCGGCGGTTCCGCCTTCGCGCTAATGGTGCCAGTGCTGGCGGGATATATCGCGTTTTCCATTGCGGATCGTCCAGGCCTGACGCCGGGTCTTATCGGCGGTATGCTGGCGGTGAGCACCGGATCTGGCTTTATCGGCGGTATTATCGCGGGCTTCCTGGCCGGTTATGTCGCGAAACTTATCAGCACTAAACTAAAACTTCCGCAGAGTATGGAAGCGCTGAAACCGATCCTGATCATTCCACTGATTTCCAGTCTGATTGTTGGTCTGGCGATGATTTACCTTATCGGTAAACCGGTTGCCGGCATTCTAGAAGGGCTGACTCACTGGCTGCAAACGATGGGGACGGCGAATGCGGTACTGCTGGGCGCGATCCTCGGCGGTATGATGTGTACTGATATGGGCGGCCCGGTTAACAAAGCGGCGTATGCGTTCGGTGTTGGTCTGCTGAGTACCCAGACCTATGCGCCGATGGCGGCCATTATGGCGGCAGGCATGGTTCCTCCGCTGGCTCTTGGGCTGGCAACTCTGGTTGCGCGTCGTAAGTTCGACAAGGCGCAGCAGGAAGGGGGCAAAGCCGCGCTGGTGCTGGGGCTGTGCTTCATTACCGAAGGCGCGATCCCGTTTGCGGCGCGCGACCCGATGCGTGTCCTGCCATGCTGTATCGTCGGCGGCGCGCTGACAGGCGCAATCTCAATGTGGGTTGGCGCGAAACTGATGGCGCCGCACGGCGGTCTGTTTGTGCTGCTGATTCCTGGCGCGATTACACCGGTGCTGGGCTATCTGCTGGCGATTGTTGCGGGTACGCTGGTTGCCGGTCTGGCCTATGCGTTCCTGAAACGCCCGGAAGCTGAAGTTATCGCGAAAGCGGCATAA
- a CDS encoding pseudouridine kinase translates to MRETEYIVTIGSANMDVAGYSHASLNYADSNPGKIKFTPGGVGRNIAHNLALLGKNSWLLTAVGSDFYGQSLMAQTNQSGVHVDKCLIVPGENTSSYLSLLDNTGEMLVAINDMSITDFISAEFLSQHADFIRGAKVIVADCNISEEALNWVLENAGDVPVFVDPVSAWKCVKIRERLGKIHTLKPNRLEAETLSGIPLSGREDVGSVAAWFHEHGLNRLVLSMGGDGVYYSDINGENGWSLPIKTNVVNVTGAGDAMMAGLAACWMDGLPFIDSVRFAQGCSSMALACEYTNNPDLSVANVTSLVENTECLN, encoded by the coding sequence ATGCGTGAAACGGAATACATAGTGACGATTGGCTCAGCCAATATGGATGTTGCCGGGTATTCGCATGCTTCTTTAAATTATGCGGACTCCAATCCGGGAAAAATAAAATTTACCCCCGGCGGCGTGGGGCGCAATATTGCGCATAATCTGGCTCTGCTGGGAAAAAACTCATGGCTACTGACGGCAGTCGGGAGTGATTTCTATGGGCAGTCATTAATGGCGCAAACGAATCAATCCGGTGTGCATGTTGATAAATGTCTGATTGTGCCGGGAGAAAATACGTCAAGTTACTTATCCCTGCTCGACAATACCGGAGAAATGCTGGTCGCCATAAATGACATGAGCATTACCGACTTTATTTCGGCTGAATTTTTATCACAGCATGCTGATTTTATTCGTGGGGCAAAAGTGATTGTCGCCGATTGTAATATCAGCGAAGAGGCACTGAACTGGGTGCTGGAAAATGCAGGCGATGTGCCGGTATTTGTTGATCCGGTTTCTGCCTGGAAGTGTGTCAAAATTCGCGAGCGACTTGGCAAAATTCACACGCTGAAACCCAACCGGCTTGAAGCTGAAACCCTCAGCGGCATTCCCCTCTCCGGGCGGGAAGATGTCGGGAGCGTTGCGGCATGGTTTCATGAACATGGCCTGAACCGTCTGGTGCTTAGTATGGGTGGTGACGGCGTTTATTACAGCGATATCAACGGCGAAAACGGCTGGTCGCTCCCCATTAAAACCAACGTCGTCAATGTGACCGGCGCTGGCGACGCCATGATGGCGGGACTCGCCGCCTGCTGGATGGACGGCTTGCCCTTTATAGATTCGGTTCGATTTGCACAGGGTTGTTCATCAATGGCGCTTGCCTGTGAATATACCAATAACCCTGATTTATCTGTCGCGAATGTTACATCGTTAGTGGAGAACACAGAATGTCTGAATTAA
- a CDS encoding pseudouridine-5'-phosphate glycosidase produces MSELTLSSELLQISPEVQDALKSKKPIVALESTIISHGMPFPQNAQTAIEVEETIRKHGAVPATIAIIGGVMKVGLNKEEIELLGREGHNVTKVSRRDLPFVVAAGKNGATTVASTMIIAALAGIKVFATGGIGGVHRGAEHTFDISADLQELAHTNVTVVCAGAKSILDLGLTTEYLETFGVPLIGYQTQALPAFFCRTSPFDVSIRLDSAQDIARAMAVKWQTGLNGGLVVANPIPEQFAMAEEKINAAIDQAVKEAEEQGVVGKESTPFLLARVAELTGGDSLKSNIQLVFNNAVLACEIAKEYQRLA; encoded by the coding sequence ATGTCTGAATTAACTCTTTCCTCTGAATTATTACAAATTTCGCCAGAAGTACAGGACGCATTAAAGAGTAAGAAACCCATTGTTGCGCTGGAATCAACCATTATTTCCCACGGCATGCCTTTTCCGCAAAATGCGCAAACGGCAATTGAAGTTGAAGAAACCATTCGTAAGCATGGCGCCGTGCCCGCAACCATTGCCATTATTGGCGGTGTAATGAAAGTGGGCCTGAATAAAGAAGAAATTGAATTATTAGGTCGTGAAGGACATAACGTTACAAAAGTCAGTCGTCGTGACTTACCGTTTGTGGTTGCCGCTGGAAAAAATGGTGCAACGACGGTCGCATCCACCATGATTATTGCCGCACTGGCCGGAATTAAAGTATTTGCAACCGGCGGTATCGGTGGCGTACATCGTGGCGCAGAACATACGTTTGATATTTCTGCTGACTTGCAGGAGCTGGCGCATACCAATGTCACGGTGGTTTGTGCAGGGGCGAAATCAATTCTCGACCTGGGATTAACCACCGAATATTTAGAGACTTTTGGCGTGCCGTTAATTGGCTATCAGACCCAGGCATTACCGGCATTTTTCTGCCGTACCAGTCCGTTTGACGTCAGTATCCGCCTGGACAGCGCGCAAGACATCGCCCGCGCAATGGCGGTGAAATGGCAAACCGGCCTGAACGGTGGTCTGGTTGTGGCAAACCCGATCCCGGAACAGTTTGCGATGGCGGAAGAGAAAATCAACGCGGCGATCGATCAGGCCGTGAAAGAAGCGGAAGAGCAGGGCGTCGTGGGGAAAGAAAGCACGCCATTCTTGTTGGCGCGCGTGGCGGAACTGACCGGTGGCGATAGCCTGAAATCCAATATCCAACTGGTGTTCAACAACGCTGTACTGGCCTGTGAAATAGCGAAGGAATATCAACGCCTCGCCTGA
- a CDS encoding NupC/NupG family nucleoside CNT transporter produces the protein MDIMRSVVGMLVLLAIAFLLSVNKKRISLRTVGAALVLQIAIGGIMLYFPPGKWLVEQAALGVHKVMSYSDAGSAFIFGSLVGPKMDVLFDGAGFIFAFRVLPAIIFVTALISLLYYIGVMGLLIRILGGIFQKALNISKIESFVAVTTIFLGQNEIPAIVKPFIDRLNRNELFTAICSGMASIAGSMMIGYAGMGVPIDYLLAASLMAIPGGILFARMLSPATEESKVTFENLSFTETPPKSIIEAAASGAMTGLKIAAGVATVVMAFVAIIALINGIIGGVGGWFGFGHATLEGIFGWVLAPLAWIMGVDWSDATLAGSLIGQKLAINEFVAYLNFSPYLQAAGTLDVKTIAIISFALCGFANFGSIGVVVGAFSAIAPQRAPEIAQLGMRALAAATLSNLMSATIAGFFIGLA, from the coding sequence ATGGATATAATGAGAAGTGTTGTGGGTATGCTGGTACTACTGGCAATCGCATTTCTGCTGTCAGTGAATAAAAAACGTATCAGCCTGCGTACCGTTGGCGCGGCGCTGGTGCTGCAAATCGCCATCGGTGGGATCATGCTTTATTTCCCGCCGGGGAAATGGCTGGTGGAGCAGGCCGCGCTCGGTGTCCACAAGGTGATGTCCTACAGCGACGCGGGTAGCGCATTTATCTTTGGCTCATTAGTAGGGCCAAAAATGGATGTGCTGTTTGACGGCGCTGGGTTTATCTTTGCCTTTCGCGTGTTGCCGGCCATCATCTTTGTGACTGCGCTGATCAGCTTGCTTTACTACATTGGCGTGATGGGACTGCTGATCCGTATCCTCGGCGGTATTTTCCAGAAAGCGCTGAACATCAGCAAGATCGAGTCGTTTGTTGCGGTTACTACCATTTTTCTCGGGCAAAACGAGATCCCGGCGATTGTTAAGCCGTTTATCGACCGTCTAAATCGTAATGAGCTGTTTACCGCTATTTGTAGCGGCATGGCCTCAATCGCCGGTTCGATGATGATCGGCTATGCCGGAATGGGGGTGCCGATTGATTATCTGCTGGCGGCGTCCTTAATGGCGATCCCTGGCGGCATTCTGTTTGCCCGTATGCTGAGCCCGGCGACGGAAGAGTCTAAAGTGACGTTTGAAAATCTGTCGTTTACCGAAACGCCGCCAAAAAGCATCATTGAAGCGGCGGCCAGCGGCGCGATGACCGGGCTGAAAATCGCCGCTGGTGTGGCGACGGTGGTGATGGCGTTTGTTGCCATTATCGCGCTGATTAACGGCATCATCGGCGGCGTTGGCGGCTGGTTCGGCTTTGGTCACGCCACGCTAGAAGGGATCTTCGGCTGGGTTTTAGCGCCGCTGGCCTGGATTATGGGCGTGGACTGGAGTGATGCGACGCTTGCCGGTAGCCTGATTGGGCAAAAACTGGCGATTAACGAGTTTGTCGCTTATCTCAACTTCTCACCGTATCTGCAAGCTGCCGGTACGCTGGATGTGAAGACGATAGCGATCATCTCTTTCGCGTTGTGTGGCTTTGCCAACTTTGGTTCGATTGGTGTGGTGGTGGGCGCGTTTTCTGCGATTGCGCCGCAGCGTGCGCCGGAAATCGCCCAGCTTGGAATGCGTGCGCTGGCGGCGGCAACGCTCTCTAACCTGATGAGCGCCACTATCGCGGGGTTCTTTATCGGGCTGGCATAG
- a CDS encoding sugar kinase, translated as MNDREKQILKILRRNPLIQQNEIADILQISRSRVAAHIMDLMRKGMIKGKGYILTEQEYCVVVGAINMDIRGVADIHYPQAASNPGSIHCSAGGVGRNIAHNLALLGRDVHLLSAVGSDFYGETLLEQTRQAGVNISSCIRLHGHNTSTYLSIANQQEETVLAINDTHILQQLTPQLLNSSRDLIRHAGVVLADCNLTPEAIEWVFTIADEIPVFIDTVSEFKAEKIRTWYSRIHTLKPTQKELEILWGKAVRSDADRVQAVNDLHQQGVQRIFVCLEDEAVFCSEKNGEQFLLTPPSHTRVDSFGADDGFMAGLLYSFLEGSDFRDSANFAMACAALSRASISINNPTLSADNALYLLKTTLA; from the coding sequence ATGAACGACAGGGAAAAGCAGATCCTCAAGATCCTGCGCCGCAATCCGCTCATTCAGCAAAATGAAATCGCTGATATTTTGCAGATCAGTCGCTCACGCGTGGCGGCCCATATTATGGACCTGATGCGTAAAGGGATGATCAAAGGCAAAGGCTATATCCTCACCGAGCAGGAGTATTGCGTGGTGGTCGGGGCGATCAATATGGATATTCGCGGCGTGGCGGATATCCATTATCCGCAGGCGGCTTCCAACCCTGGCAGCATTCACTGTTCTGCTGGCGGCGTGGGGCGCAATATTGCGCATAATCTGGCGCTGCTGGGTCGCGATGTGCATTTGCTCTCTGCGGTCGGTAGCGATTTTTATGGTGAAACGCTGCTGGAGCAGACTCGTCAGGCTGGCGTGAACATCTCCAGCTGTATCCGCCTGCATGGGCATAACACTTCAACCTATCTGTCCATCGCCAACCAGCAGGAAGAGACGGTGCTGGCGATTAACGACACCCACATTCTGCAACAGCTGACGCCGCAGTTGCTGAATAGCTCGCGGGATCTTATTCGTCACGCTGGCGTGGTGCTGGCGGACTGCAACCTGACGCCGGAAGCCATCGAATGGGTCTTTACCATTGCGGATGAAATCCCGGTCTTTATTGATACCGTTTCAGAGTTCAAAGCGGAAAAAATCAGGACCTGGTATTCACGCATTCATACGTTAAAACCCACGCAAAAAGAGCTGGAGATTCTGTGGGGAAAAGCGGTGCGTTCCGACGCCGACCGTGTACAGGCCGTCAATGACCTGCATCAGCAAGGCGTACAGCGAATCTTCGTTTGCCTGGAAGATGAAGCGGTCTTTTGTAGCGAGAAAAATGGCGAGCAGTTTTTACTCACCCCGCCGTCTCACACCCGCGTGGACAGCTTCGGCGCGGATGATGGCTTCATGGCCGGGTTGCTCTACAGCTTTCTGGAGGGAAGTGATTTTCGCGATAGCGCGAATTTCGCGATGGCCTGCGCGGCGTTATCGCGCGCCAGCATCAGTATTAACAACCCCACCCTCTCCGCCGATAACGCGCTTTATCTGCTGAAAACAACCCTGGCATAA